In a genomic window of Jaculus jaculus isolate mJacJac1 chromosome 8, mJacJac1.mat.Y.cur, whole genome shotgun sequence:
- the Aar2 gene encoding protein AAR2 homolog: MASVQMDPELAKHLFFEGATVVILNMPRGTEFGIDYNSWEVGPKFRGVKMIPPGIHFLHYSSVDKARPREVGPRMGFFLSLKQRGLTVLRWNAVREEIDLTPAPEAEIEAMKANLQELDQFLGPYPYATLKKWISLTSLITEATVEKLQPENRQICAFSDVLPVLSMKHTKDRVGQNLPVCGTECKSYQEGLARLPEMKPRAGTEIRFSELPTQMFPAGSTPAEITRHSMDLSYALETVLSKQFPGSPQDVLGELQFAFVCFLLGNVYEAFEHWKRLLSLLCRSEAAMGKHHSLYISLISILYHQLGEIPADFFVDIVSQDNFLTSTLQVFFSSACSVAVDATLRKKAEKFQAHLTKKFRWDFASEPDDCAPVVVELPEGIETG, from the exons ATGGCTTCTGTGCAGATGGATCCTGAGCTAGCCAAGCACCTCTTCTTTGAAGGGGCCACTGTGGTCATCTTGAACATGCCCAGAGGGACAGAGTTTGGCATTGATTACAACTCCTGGGAGGTGGGGCCCAAGTTCCGGGGCGTGAAGATGATCCCACCAGGCATCCACTTCCTGCACTACAGCTCTGTAGACAAGGCCCGGCCCAGAGAAGTGGGTCCTCGGATGGGCTTCTTTCTTAGCCTGAAGCAGCGGGGGCTGACAGTCCTGCGCTGGAATGCCGTCCGGGAAGAGATCGACTTGACTCCAGCTCCAGAGGCTGAAATAGAAGCTATGAAGGCCAATCTCCAGGAGCTGGACCAGTTTCTGGGACCTTACCCATATGCCACACTCAAGAAATGGATATCACTCACCAGCCTCATCACCGAGGCCACCGTGGAGAAGCTACAACCAGAGAACCGGCAGATCTGTGCCTTCTCAGATGTGCTACCGGTTCTTTCCATGAAACACACCAAGGACAGGGTGGGCCAGAACCTACCCGTCTGTGGCACTGAGTGCAAAAGCTACCAGGAGGGCTTGGCCAGGCTGCCTGAGATGAAGCCCAGAGCTGGAACAGAGATCCGCTTCTCCGAGCTGCCCACTCAGATGTTCCCCGCAGGTTCCACCCCAGCAGAGATAACCAGACACAGCATGGACCTGAGCTATGCCCTTGAGACTGTGCTCAGCAAGCAGTTCCCTGGCAGCCCCCAGGATGTGCTTG GAGAACTCCAGTTTGCCTTTGTGTGCTTCCTGCTGGGCAATGTGTACGAGGCATTTGAGCACTGGAAGCGACTGCTGAGCCTCCTGTGCCGGTCAGAGGCGGCCATGGGGAAGCACCACAGCCTTTACATCAGCCTCATCTCCATCCTGTACCACCAGCTGGGTGAGATCCCTGCTGACTTCTTTGTGGACATTGTCTCCCAAGACAACTTCCTCACCAGTACTCTACAG GTCTTCTTTTCCTCCGCCTGCAGCGTTGCTGTGGATGCCACCTTGAGGAAGAAAGCTGAAAAGTTCCAAGCCCATCTGACCAAGAAGTTCCGGTGGGACTTTGCTTCAGAGCCGGATGACTGTGCCCCAGTGGTAGTGGAGCTTCCAGAGGGCATCGAGACTGGCTGA